A stretch of Bombus huntii isolate Logan2020A chromosome 7, iyBomHunt1.1, whole genome shotgun sequence DNA encodes these proteins:
- the LOC126867276 gene encoding protein lap4 isoform X3, which translates to MFRCIPIFKGCNRQVEYIDKRHCSLPCVPDDILRYSRSLEELLLDANHIRDLPKNFFRLQKLRKLGLSDNEIHRLPPDIQNFENLVELDVSRNDIPDIPENIKNLRALQVADFSSNPIPRLPAGFVQLRNLTVLGLNDMSLTNLPPDFGSLEALQSLELRENLLKSLPESLSQLYKLERLDLGDNDIEVLPAHIGKLPALQELWLDHNQLQHLPPEIGELKTLACLDVSENRLEDLPEEIGGLESLTDLHLSQNVIEKLPDGLGELQKLTILKVDQNRLSTLNSNIGRCENLQELILTENFLLELPVTIGKLHNLNNLNVDRNSLQSLPTEIGNLKQLGVLSLRDNKLQYLPIEVGQCTALHVLDVSGNRLQYLPYSLINLNLKAVWLSKNQAQPMLTFQTDVDEETGQEVLICFLLPQLEIHPDDSGRIGMLGGMRNVVQDGEIRELGSSDDEGWQEKEASRTHSVKFTDEPPETDKETPFVRQNTPHPKELKAKAHKLFSKGKNDSRSASTDEQDVSQTFGLDKTETDISTKSNDLTTETIEQESLQPESIENAQKETIPGIVADNADFQSSNEPEIILTNQYITESNADVRTEGSISESKDINDKDEEESENEETQRHVEFSIVEGIDYDGSGDSNRPNRLHRRDTPHHLKNKRIHTAIDKEKVASIIAQALTKKNDEISTSTSAPAEPTENFDAQSQGAISDAEPTIEVREEQYEIHIERTTGGLGLSIAGGIGSTPFKGDDEGIFISRVTEGGPADLAGLKVEDKVLSVNGVSVVNVGHYDAVEVLKACGRVLVLVVQREVTRIVPPYEQVSSRKDSACSSLSTSRAPSATSHVSSTGLPHNLENGDALPHDAIKSKKIPEPISSTKAGNEPMVSVLVHTTLIRDQNGLGFSIAGGEGSPPFKDNSDAIYISRITDGGVAQKDGKLLVGDKVISINGVEMRGAKHEQAVALLTGLERFVRLVVEREIPLSQANAATVVTPSEKSPRVIGAPRPYTGLYNANSYIANRPSYTGYRRSIDADRTLSPSPTSKTPPPMKIETTELPKMNGVTESGNIKNVSSISPSPTNSQPHPQPAPRHSISQPTITPTTTTSSTPTSSTEPRSTSPQEDIQVPKPITNEEFQAMIPAHFLRPPTSSPSPDSHQGPIVTVTIKQPDNLPGDVNFPPAPTTLGKVTETITKSTLTETVVTRVTENQLVPPVIIEDVILVKEGSLGFSIIGGTDHSCTPFGAKEPGIFISHVVPGGIAAKSGKLRMGDRILKVNGTDVTKATHQEAVMELLRPGDQIVLTVQHDPLPENYQLVEIEYIPVTELVITKEPGEKLGMHIKGGLRGQKGNPLDHTDEGVFISKINSGGAAKRDGRLKVGMRLLEVNGTSLLGATHQEAVNILRCSGNTITLVVCKGYDKSEIEPVLPLSDGRDSKESRSSKELKDPATEGTKSLSQSISSLDRDDEEAATLRQEQEMKAELVAWEQEERERALLEHREKSTPEKVLDVVRAAESLVSKSSSPVDMVVPPKSPGGTKDLKTTTIVMSKHTLAPQNTNSLSKERDGTSVDSPTPQSPVSTLTSSMNFDRTTAVQSLPSPKKKSSIPKRSITFADLPPSSRKEPINYPTSTNEYPSSLHDNRYISDPQITSYKKVYQNPIQSTQYSSRSKLPPTPLTAPPSIGDYGTSVPFDKRQNARSVGGSNQVELSPTPSPTPPLVKMSVSDKKKLFESAMEEHLKPSPKPEKVFSFLSQDEVEKMKQEEEKKIATLTRDELKSWAQLDENEGLEDLEETLEDQDNRRPNSRLSSRSSIPLLQNLPSSVRTAKAERRLKERLIQEGIISDEDEESHLSPAEQRALRAEKRAAWRQARLKSLEQDAIQAQMVIKKMSEMMDTTNKADPTQDSTDAVTVVPETEKTADVETLREKIISLELSNAEDEVESIIGTGASDAESESEEITGQPSNVNTMQEKTETIIPTSATEDAAPKISANTILVSKKKKRKRSKKGRH; encoded by the exons ATATACCAGACATTCCTGAGAACATCAAGAATTTACGGGCACTTCAGGTGGCGGATTTCAGCAGTAATCCAATTCCAAG ACTTCCAGCAGGGTTCGTGCAATTAAGAAACTTAACTGTTTTGGGACTCAATGATATGTCCCTTACGAATCTGCCGCCTGATTTCGGAAG CTTGGAGGCGTTGCAGTCATTGGAGTTGAGAGAAAATTTGCTCAAATCCTTGCCGGAATCGCTTTCCCAACTTTATAAATTGGAGCGGCTGGATCTTGGTGACAATGACATTGAAGTTTTA CCAGCACATATAGGAAAATTACCAGCATTACAAGAATTATGGTTGGATCATAATCAATTGCAACATTTACCACCGGAAATCGGAGAATTGAAAACGTTAGCATGCCTGGACGTATCTGAAAACCGTCTGGAAGATCTTCCGGAAGAAATAGGAGGTTTAGAGTCTTTAACAGATTTGCATTTATCGCAAAATGTTATTGAAAAATTGCCTGATGGTCTTGGAGAATTACAGAAACTTACTATACTTAAAGTCGATCAAAATAGGCTTTCTACTCTAAATTCAAATATAGGCAG GTGTGAGAACTTACAAGAATTAATTCTTACGGAAAATTTTCTCCTTGAACTACCTGTAACTATAGGAAAACTTCATAATCTAAACAATTTAAATGTAGATAGAAACAGTTTGCAGTCGCTTCCTACGGAAATCG GAAATTTAAAACAATTGGGTGTACTGTCTTTAAGAGATAACAAACTGCAATATCTTCCTATCGAAGTTGGACAATGTACAGCTCTTCATGTGTTGGATGTCTCAGGCAAtag ATTGCAGTACTTGCCATATTCCTTGATCAATTTGAACTTAAAGGCAGTATGGTTAAGTAAGAATCAAGCACAACCAATGCTTACTTTTCAGACAGACGTTGATGAGGAAACAGGGCAAGaagtattaatttgttttcttttgccACAATTGGAAATCCATCCAGATG ATTCAGGAAGAATTGGTATGCTTGGTGGTATGAGAAATGTTGTTCAAGATGGCGAAATACGTGAGCTTGGTAGTAGCGATGATGAAGGCTGGCAAGAAAAAGAAGCGTCGCGAACGCATTCCGTGAAATTTACGGATGAACCTCCGGAAACTGATAAGGAG ACACCATTCGTACGACAAAATACCCCTCATccgaaagaattaaaagcaaaaGCTCATAAATTATTTAGTAAAGGAAAAAATGACAGCCGATCAGCATCTACAGATGAGCag GATGTTTCTCAAACATTTGGTTTGGATAAAACTGAGACTGATATTTCAACAAAGTCCAACGATTTGACTACAGAGACTATAGAGCAAGAATCATTACAACCTGAATCTATAGAAAATGCACAAAAAGAAACCATACCTGGAATAGTAGCTGATAATGCAGATTTTCAGTCCAGCAATGAACCAGAAATAATTCTAACTAATCAATATATTACAGAATCTAATGCT gATGTGAGGACTGAAGGTTCAATATCTGAATCAAAGGATATAAATGACAAAGATGAggaagaatctgaaaatgaagaaacacAAAGACATGTCGAATTTTCTATCGTAGAAGGTATTGATTATGATGGTAGTGGTGATTCAAATAGACCAAATAGACTCCATCGTAGAGATACTCCACATCacttgaaaaataaacgaatccACACAGCAATAGATAAAGAAAAAGTAGCTTCCATTATTGCACAG GCACTTACGAAGAAAAATGACGAAATCTCCACATCCACGTCAGCACCTGCAGAACCCACAGAAAATTTTGACGCTCAAAGTCAAG GTGCGATTTCTGATGCTGAGCCGACGATAGAAGTACGAGAAGAACAATACGAAATTCATATCGAAAGAACGACAGGTGGTCTCGGTTTATCAATAGCTGGTGGAATTGGTTCAACCCCTTTTAAGGGTGATGATGAAggcatttttatttcaagagTCACGGAAG GTGGACCTGCAGACTTAGCAGGTTTAAAAGTGGAGGATAAAGTATTGTCTGTAAATGGTGTTTCAGTAGTAAACGTAGGTCATTATGATGCTGTAGAAGTTTTGAAAGCTTGTGGACGTGTCCTTGTGTTAGTGGTTCAAAGAGAAGTTACGAGGATAGTGCCACCATATGAACAG GTATCGTCGAGAAAAGACTCAGCGTGCTCTAGTTTAAGTACCAGTAGAGCTCCAAGTGCGACGTCTCATGTTTCATCTACAGGTTTACCGCATAATTTAGAAAATGGTGATGCTTTACCTCATGATGCTAttaag TCTAAGAAAATCCCTGAACCTATATCATCAACAAAGGCGGGTAATGAACCAATGGTATCTGTTCTTGTTCACACAACATTAATACGGGACCAAAATGGACTTGGATTTAGTATTGCCGGTGGAGAGGGTTCTCCACCATTCAAAGACAATAGCGAT gcgatatatatttcaagaataACTGATGGTGGTGTGGCACAAAAAGATGGTAAATTATTAGTTGGAGACAAAGTAATATCT attaATGGAGTTGAAATGAGAGGAGCCAAACATGAGCAAGCAGTTGCTTTATTAACAGGTTTGGAAAGATTCGTTCGATTAGTGGTCGAACGTGAAATTCCACTTTCGCAAGCAAATGCAGCCACAGTTGTAACACCTTCTGAAAAGTCACCACGAGTGATCGGTGCACCTAGACCATATACAGGATTATATAACGCCAATAGTTATATAGCAAATAGACCGAGTTACACCGGATATCGACGTTCTATCGATGCTGATAGGACTCTATCGCCAAGTCCTACTTCGAAAACGCCTCCGCCTATGAAAATTGAAACTACTGAGCTACCGAAAATGAATGGTGTTACAGAATCAGGAAATATTAAGAACGTTTCTTCGATATCACCAAGTCCGACAAATAGCCAACCACATCCACAACCTGCCCCCAGGCATAGCATTTCGCAACCTACAATTACACCCACGACAACTACAAGCTCAACGCCCACGTCTTCTACAGAACCTAGGTCAACCTCACCCCAGGAAGACATACAGGTACCGAAGCCTATCACCAACGAAGAATTTCAGGCCATGATACCTGCTCATTTCCTTCGTCCCCCTACTTCCTCACCATCACCAGATTCCCATCAAGGCCCTATCGTGACAGTGACAATAAAGCAGCCTGATAATCTACCTGGAGACGTCAATTTTCCTCCGGCTCCTACCACACTTGGTAAAGTTACTGAGACCATCACAAAGAGCACTCTCACCGAGACCGTCGTAACTAGGGTGACTGAAAATCAATTGGTACCACCAGTAATCATTGAG gACGTAATTCTTGTAAAAGAAGGATCCCTAGGATTCAGTATTATTGGCGGTACAGATCATTCGTGTACTCCATTTGGTGCAAAAGAGCctggaatttttatatctcat GTTGTGCCTGGTGGTATAGCTGCAAAATCTGGTAAATTGAGAATGGGTGATAGGATACTAAAGGTAAATGGTACTGATGTAACAAAAGCTACTCATCAAGAGGCTGTGATGGAACTTTTGCGACCAGGCGATCAAATAGTGCTTACTGTCCAACATGATCCACTACCAGAAAATTATCAG CTGGTCGAAATAGAGTACATCCCTGTGACA gAATTAGTTATTACAAAAGAACCAGGCGAAAAATTGGGCATGCACATTAAAGGAGGACTTCGAGGACAAAAAGGAAATCCCCTTGATCATACAGATGAAGGGGTGTTTATATCCAAAATCAATTCAGGTGGTGCAGCTAAAAGAGATGGAAGACTGAag GTTGGAATGAGACTACTAGAAGTCAATGGGACGTCGCTGTTAGGTGCGACTCATCAGGAAGCAGTAAATATATTACGGTGTTCAGGAAACACAATTACGTTAGTAGTTTGTAAAGGATATGATAAAAGTGAAATTGAACCAGTATTGCCATTATCCGATGGTAGAGATTCTAAAGAATCTAGGTCATCCAAGGAATTGAAGGATCCTGCAACAGAAGGTACTAAATCATTATCGCAAAGTATATCTAGTTTGGATCGCGATGATGAAGAAGCAGCAACTCTCAGACAAGAGCAAGAAATGAAAGCTGAACTTGTAGCATGGGAAcaagaagaaagagaacgtGCTTTGCTTGAACATAGAGAAAAATCTACCCCTGAAAAA GTATTAGATGTAGTAAGAGCAGCTGAATCATTAGTAAGCAAATCAAGTAGTCCGGTTGACATGGTTGTACCACCAAAGTCACCAGGTGGTACAAAAGATCTCAAAACAACCACTATTGTGATGAGCAAACACACTTTAGCACCTCAAAATACAAAT TCACTGAGCAAAGAGAGAGATGGAACTTCAGTGGACAGTCCAACGCCCCAATCTCCGGTCTCTACTCTTACTTCATCAATGAATTTCGATCGCACTACTGCTGTCCAAAGCTTGCCCTCTCCAAAGAAAAAAAGTTCCATACCGAAACGTAGTATTACATTTGCTGATCTTCCTCCCAGTTCTAGAAAAGAACCAATTAATTATCCAACTTCAACAAATGAATATCCTTCATCTTTGCATGATAATAGATATATTTCTGATCCTCAAATTACTTCTTATAAGAAAGTCTATCAAAATCCTATCCAAAGTACTCAGTATTCATCTCGTTCCAAACTTCCTCCTACACCTTTGACTGCTCCTCCATCCATAGGAGATTATGGCACTTCAGTCCCTTTTGATAAACGACAGAACGCACGCTCTGTTGGTGGGAGTAATCAGGTTGAG CTTTCACCAACACCATCACCAACACCACCTTTAGTGAAGATGTCAGTtagcgataaaaagaaattgtttgAAAGTGCCATGGAGGAACATTTGAAACCTTCCCCTAAGCCAG AAAAAGTATTCAGTTTTCTAAGTCAAGATGAAgttgaaaaaatgaaacaagaaGAAG AAAAAAAGATAGCTACTCTAACGCGGGATGAATTAAAATCATGGGCTCAACTCGATGAAAACGAAGGCTTGGAAGATTTAGAGGAAACATTAGAAGATCAGGATAACCGGCGACCTAA TAGCCGACTGAGTTCGCGAAGTTCGATCCCCCTTCTGCAGAATCTTCCAAGCAGTGTAAGGACAGCAAAAGCAGAACGTCGCTTGAAAGAGAGACTGATACAGGAg GGTATAATTTCTGATGAAGATGAAGAAAGTCATTTGAGTCCTGCTGAACAAAGAGCACTAAGGGCAGAGAAGCGTGCAGCATGGAGACAAGCACGTTTAAAATCTCTGGAACAG GATGCTATTCAAGCACAGATGGTAATTAAGAAAATGAGTGAAATGATGGATACTACAAATAAGGCAGATCCTACGCAGGATTCTACAGATGCTGTTACTGTTGTTCCTGAAACAGAAAAGACAGCCGAT GTTGAAACTCTAcgagaaaaaattatatcattGGAACTAAGTAATGCAGAAGATGAAGTAGAAAGTATTATCGGAACAGGAGCAAGCGATGCTGAAAGCGAAAGTGAAGAAATTACTGGACAGCCTTCTAATGTGAATACCATGCAAGAGAAAACTGAAACAATTATACCTACAAGTGCCACTGAAGATGCCGCTCCTAAAATAAGTGCAAATACTATTCTTGtttcaaagaaaaagaaacgaaaacgttcgaaaaaaggTCGTCATTGA